The following proteins are encoded in a genomic region of Vicugna pacos chromosome 16, VicPac4, whole genome shotgun sequence:
- the MINK1 gene encoding misshapen-like kinase 1 isoform X3, with protein sequence MGDPAPARSLDDIDLSALRDPAGIFELVEVVGNGTYGQVYKGRHVKTGQLAAIKVMDVTEDEEEEIKQEINMLKKYSHHRNIATYYGAFIKKSPPGNDDQLWLVMEFCGAGSVTDLVKNTKGNALKEDCIAYICREILRGLAHLHAHKVIHRDIKGQNVLLTENAEVKLVDFGVSAQLDRTVGRRNTFIGTPYWMAPEVIACDENPDATYDYRSDIWSLGITAIEMAEGAPPLCDMHPMRALFLIPRNPPPRLKSKKWSKKFIDFIDTCLIKTYLSRPPTEQLLKFPFIRDQPTERQVRIQLKDHIDRSRKKRGEKEETEYEYSGSEEEDDSHGEEGEPSSIMNVPGESTLRREFLRLQQENKSNSEALKQQQLQQQQQRDPEAHIQHLLHQRQRRIEEQKEERRRVEEQQRREREQRKLQEKEQQRRLEDMQALRREEERRQAEREQEYKRKQLEEQRQSERLQRQLQQEHAYLKSLQQQQQQQQLQKQQQQILPGDRKPLYHYGRGINPADKPAWAREVEERTRMNKQQNSPLAKTKPGSTGPEPPVPQASPGPPGPLSQTPPMQRPVEPQEGPHKSLQDQPTRNLAAFPASHDPDVPTPTATPSARGAVIRQNSDPTSEGPGPSPNPPAWVRPDNEAPPKVPQRTSSIATALNTSGAGGSRPAQAVRARPRSNSAWQIYLQRRAERGTPKPPGPPAQPPGPPNACSNPDLRRSDPGWERSDSVLPASHGHLPQAGSLERNRVGASSKLDSSPVLSPGNKAKPDDHRSRPGRPADFVLLKERALDEAPRPPKKAMDYSSSSEEVESSEDEEEESNGDPSEGSRDTPGARSDGDTDSVSTMVVHDVEEIAGTQTPYGGGTMVVQRTPEEERSLMHSDSNGYTNLPDVVQPSHSPTESSKGQSPPLKDGGSDYQSRGLVKAPGKSSFTMFVDLGIYQPGGSGDTIPITALVGGEGSRLDQLQYDVRKGSVVNVNPTNTRAHSETPEIRKYKKRFNSEILCAALWGVNLLVGTENGLMLLDRSGQGKVYGLIGRRRFQQMDVLEGLNLLITISGKRNKLRVYYLSWLRNKILHNDPEVEKKQGWTTVGDMEGCGHYRVVKYERIKFLVIALKNSVEVYAWAPKPYHKFMAFKSFADLPHRPLLVDLTVEEGQRLKVIYGSSAGFHAVDVDSGNSYDIYIPVHIQSQITPHAIIFLPNTDGMEMLLCYEDEGVYVNTYGRIIKDVVLQWGEMPTSVAYICSNQIMGWGEKAIEIRSVETGHLDGVFMHKRAQRLKFLCERNDKVFFASVRSGGSSQVYFMTLNRNCIMNW encoded by the exons gaCCCTGCTGGAATCTTTGAGCTGGTGGAAGTGGTCGGCAATGGAACCTATGGACAGGTGTACAAG GGTCGGCATGTCAAGACTGGGCAGCTGGCTGCCATCAAGGTCATGGATGTCACGGAG gatgaggaggaagagatcAAACAGGAGATCAACATGTTGAAAAAATACTCTCACCACCGCAACATCGCCACCTACTACGGGGCCTTCATCAAGAAGAGCCCCCCTGGGAACGACGACCAGCTCTGG CTGGTGATGGAGTTCTGCGGTGCTGGTTCCGTGACAGACCTGGTGAAGAACACGAAAGGGAACGCCCTGAAGGAGGACTGTATCGCCTACATCTGCAGAGAGATTCTCCGG GGTCTGGCCCATCTCCACGCCCACAAGGTGATCCACCGAGACATCAAGGGGCAGAACGTGCTGCTGACTGAGAACGCTGAGGTCAAGCTAG TGGATTTTGGGGTGAGCGCTCAGCTGGACCGCACCGTGGGCAGGCGGAACACTTTCATCGGGACCCCCTACTGGATGGCCCCCGAGGTCATCGCCTGTGATGAGAACCCCGACGCCACCTATGATTACAGG AGTGACATCTGGTCTCTAGGAATCACAGCCATCGAGATGGCAGAGGGAGCGCCCC CTCTGTGTGACATGCACCCCATGCGAGCCCTCTTCCTCATCCCCCGGAACCCGCCACCCAGGCTCAAGTCCAAGAAATG GTCTAAGAAGTTCATCGACTTCATTGACACCTGTCTCATCAAGACTTACCTGAGCCGCCCACCAACTGAGCAGCTCCTGAAGTTCCCCTTCATCCGTGACCAGCCCACTGAGCGGCAGGTCCGCATCCAGCTCAAGGACCACATCGACCGGTCCCGGAAGAAGCGCGGCGAGAAAG AGGAGACAGAGTATGAATACAGCGGCAGCGAAGAGGAAGACGACAGCCACGGAGAAGAAGGAGAGCCGAG CTCCATCATGAATGTGCCCGGGGAGTCCACCCTCCGCCGGGAATTCCTCCGGCTCCAGCAGGAGAACAAGAGCAACTCGGAGGCTTtaaagcagcagcagctgcagcagcagcagcagcgagaCCCTGAGGCACACATCCAGCACCTCCTGCACCAGCGGCAGCGTCGCATCGAGGAGCAGAAGGAGGAACGGCGGCGCGTGGAGGAG CAACAGCGGCGGGAGCGGGAGCAGCGGAAGCTGCAGGAGAAGGAGCAGCAGCGGCGTCTGGAGGACATGCAGGCCCTGCggcgggaggaggagaggaggcaggcagagcGGGAGCAG GAATACAAGCGGAAGCAGCTGGAGGAGCAGCGGCAGTCGGAGCGCCTGCAGAGGCAGCTGCAGCAGGAGCACGCCTACCTCAAgtccctgcagcagcagcagcagcagcagcagctccagaagcagcagcagcagatccTCCCCGGGGACAGGAAGCCCCTGTATCATTATGGTCGGGGCATTAACCCTGCCGACAAACCAGCCTGGGCCCGCGAG GTAGAAGAGAGAACAAGGATGAACAAGCAGCAGAACTCTCCCTTGGCCAAGACCAAGCCAGGCAGCACAGGGCCTGAGCCCCCCgtcccccaggcctcccctgggcccccaggccccctttCCCAAACTCCTCCTATGCAGAGGCCGGTGGAGCCCCAGGAGGGACCACACAAG TCCCTGCAGGACCAGCCCACACGAAACCTGGCTGCCTTCCCAGCCTCCCACGACCCCGACGTCCCCACGCCCACTGCCACGCCTAGTGCCCGAGGAGCCGTCATCCGCCAGAACTCAGACCCCACTTCCGAAGGGCCTGGCCCCAGCCCGAACCCCCCAGCCTGGGTCCGGCCTGATAATGAGGCCCCTCCCAAG GTGCCTCAGAGGACCTCATCTATTGCCACTGCCCTTAACACCAGTGGGGCCGGAGGGTCCCGGCCAGCCCAGGCTGTCCGTGCCAG ACCTCGCAGCAACTCCGCCTGGCAAATCTACCTGCAAAGGCGGGCAGAGCGGGGCACCCCCAAGCCTCCAGGGCCCCCTGCTCAGCCCCCTGGCCCGCCCAACGCCTGTAG TAACCCCGACCTCAGGAGGAGCGACCCTGGCTGGGAGCGCTCAGACAGcgtcctccctgcctctcacGGGCACCTCCCGCAGGCCGGCTCGCTGGAGCGGAACCGTGTGGGAG CCTCCTCCAAGCTGGACAGCTCCCCCGTGCTCTCCCCTGGGAACAAAGCCAAGCCTGATGACCACCGCTCGCGGCCAGGCCGGCCCGCA GATTTTGTGTTGCTGAAAGAGCGGGCCCTGGACGAGGCCCCCCGGCCTCCCAAGAAGGCCATGGACTACTCATCGTCCAGCGAGGAGGTGGAGAGCagcgaggacgaggaggaggagagcAACGGTGACCCATCGGAGGGGAGCAGAGACACCCCTGGGGCCCG CAGTGATGGAGACACCGACAGCGTCAGCACCATGGTGGTCCACGATGTGGAGGAGATAGCCGGGACCCAGACCCCCTACGGGGGGGGCACCATGGTGGTCCAGCGC ACCCCTGAAGAGGAGCGAAGCCTGATGCATTCTGACAGCAACGGTTACACAAACCTGCCAGATGTGGTCCAGCCCAGCCACTCGCCCACCGAGAGCAGCAAAGGTCAAAGCCCGCCCTTGAAGGATGGAGGCAGTGAC TACCAGTCTCGGGGATTGGTAAAGGCCCCTGGCAAGAGCTCGTTCACGATGTTTGTGGACCTGGGGATCTACCAGCCCGGAGGCAGTGGGGACACCATTCCCATCACAG CCCTGGTGGGCGGAGAGGGCAGCCGGCTTGATCAGCTTCAGTACGACGTGAGGAAAGGCTCTGTGGTCAACGTGAACCCCACCAACACCCGGGCCCACAGCGAAACCCCCGAGATCCGCAAGTACAAGAAGCGGTTCAACTCTGAGATCCTCTGTGCAGCCCTCTGGG GGGTCAACCTGCTGGTGGGCACAGAGAACGGGCTGATGCTGCTGGACCGGAGCGGGCAGGGCAAAGTGTACGGGCTCATCGGGCGGCGACGCTTCCAGCAGATGGATGTGCTAGAGGGACTCAATCTGCTCATCACCATCTCAG GGAAAAGGAACAAACTGCGGGTGTATTACCTGTCCTGGCTCCGGAACAAGATTCTGCACAATGACCCGGAAGTGGAGAAGAAGCAGGGATGGACCACTGTGGGGGACATGGAGGGCTGCGGGCACTACCGTGTTG TGAAATACGAACGTATCAAGTTCCTGGTCATCGCCCTGAAGAACTCCGTGGAGGTGTATGCTTGGGCCCCCAAACCTTACCACAAATTCATGGCTTTCAAG TCCTTTGCTGACCTCCCGCACCGCCCTCTGCTGGTCGACCTTACAGTAGAGGAGGGACAGCGGCTCAAGGTCATCTATGGCTCCAGTGCCGGCTTCCACGCAGTGGACGTCGACTCGGGGAACAGCTATGACATCTATATCCCCGTGCAC ATCCAGAGCCAGATCACGCCCCATGCCATCATCTTCCTCCCCAACACCGACGGCATGGAGATGCTGCTGTGCTATGAGGATGAGGGCGTCTACGTCAACACGTACGGGCGGATCATTAAGGACGTGGTGCTGCAGTGGGGAGAGATGCCCACCTCTGTGG cctaCATCTGCTCCAACCAGATCATGGGCTGGGGTGAGAAAGCCATTGAGATCCGCTCTGTGGAGACGGGCCACCTGGACGGGGTCTTCATGCACAAGCGAGCCCAGAGACTCAAGTTCCTGTGCGAGCGGAATGACAAG gtGTTTTTTGCCTCAGTCCGCTCTGGGGGCAGCAGCCAAGTTTACTTCATGACCCTGAACCGTAACTGCATCATGAACTGGTGA
- the MINK1 gene encoding misshapen-like kinase 1 isoform X4, translating into MGDPAPARSLDDIDLSALRDPAGIFELVEVVGNGTYGQVYKGRHVKTGQLAAIKVMDVTEDEEEEIKQEINMLKKYSHHRNIATYYGAFIKKSPPGNDDQLWLVMEFCGAGSVTDLVKNTKGNALKEDCIAYICREILRGLAHLHAHKVIHRDIKGQNVLLTENAEVKLVDFGVSAQLDRTVGRRNTFIGTPYWMAPEVIACDENPDATYDYRSDIWSLGITAIEMAEGAPPLCDMHPMRALFLIPRNPPPRLKSKKWSKKFIDFIDTCLIKTYLSRPPTEQLLKFPFIRDQPTERQVRIQLKDHIDRSRKKRGEKEETEYEYSGSEEEDDSHGEEGEPSSIMNVPGESTLRREFLRLQQENKSNSEALKQQQLQQQQQRDPEAHIQHLLHQRQRRIEEQKEERRRVEEQQRREREQRKLQEKEQQRRLEDMQALRREEERRQAEREQEYKRKQLEEQRQSERLQRQLQQEHAYLKSLQQQQQQQQLQKQQQQILPGDRKPLYHYGRGINPADKPAWAREVEERTRMNKQQNSPLAKTKPGSTGPEPPVPQASPGPPGPLSQTPPMQRPVEPQEGPHKSLQDQPTRNLAAFPASHDPDVPTPTATPSARGAVIRQNSDPTSEGPGPSPNPPAWVRPDNEAPPKVPQRTSSIATALNTSGAGGSRPAQAVRARPRSNSAWQIYLQRRAERGTPKPPGPPAQPPGPPNACSNPDLRRSDPGWERSDSVLPASHGHLPQAGSLERNRVGASSKLDSSPVLSPGNKAKPDDHRSRPGRPADFVLLKERALDEAPRPPKKAMDYSSSSEEVESSEDEEEESNGDPSEGSRDTPGARDGDTDSVSTMVVHDVEEIAGTQTPYGGGTMVVQRTPEEERSLMHSDSNGYTNLPDVVQPSHSPTESSKGQSPPLKDGGSDYQSRGLVKAPGKSSFTMFVDLGIYQPGGSGDTIPITALVGGEGSRLDQLQYDVRKGSVVNVNPTNTRAHSETPEIRKYKKRFNSEILCAALWGVNLLVGTENGLMLLDRSGQGKVYGLIGRRRFQQMDVLEGLNLLITISGKRNKLRVYYLSWLRNKILHNDPEVEKKQGWTTVGDMEGCGHYRVVKYERIKFLVIALKNSVEVYAWAPKPYHKFMAFKSFADLPHRPLLVDLTVEEGQRLKVIYGSSAGFHAVDVDSGNSYDIYIPVHIQSQITPHAIIFLPNTDGMEMLLCYEDEGVYVNTYGRIIKDVVLQWGEMPTSVAYICSNQIMGWGEKAIEIRSVETGHLDGVFMHKRAQRLKFLCERNDKVFFASVRSGGSSQVYFMTLNRNCIMNW; encoded by the exons gaCCCTGCTGGAATCTTTGAGCTGGTGGAAGTGGTCGGCAATGGAACCTATGGACAGGTGTACAAG GGTCGGCATGTCAAGACTGGGCAGCTGGCTGCCATCAAGGTCATGGATGTCACGGAG gatgaggaggaagagatcAAACAGGAGATCAACATGTTGAAAAAATACTCTCACCACCGCAACATCGCCACCTACTACGGGGCCTTCATCAAGAAGAGCCCCCCTGGGAACGACGACCAGCTCTGG CTGGTGATGGAGTTCTGCGGTGCTGGTTCCGTGACAGACCTGGTGAAGAACACGAAAGGGAACGCCCTGAAGGAGGACTGTATCGCCTACATCTGCAGAGAGATTCTCCGG GGTCTGGCCCATCTCCACGCCCACAAGGTGATCCACCGAGACATCAAGGGGCAGAACGTGCTGCTGACTGAGAACGCTGAGGTCAAGCTAG TGGATTTTGGGGTGAGCGCTCAGCTGGACCGCACCGTGGGCAGGCGGAACACTTTCATCGGGACCCCCTACTGGATGGCCCCCGAGGTCATCGCCTGTGATGAGAACCCCGACGCCACCTATGATTACAGG AGTGACATCTGGTCTCTAGGAATCACAGCCATCGAGATGGCAGAGGGAGCGCCCC CTCTGTGTGACATGCACCCCATGCGAGCCCTCTTCCTCATCCCCCGGAACCCGCCACCCAGGCTCAAGTCCAAGAAATG GTCTAAGAAGTTCATCGACTTCATTGACACCTGTCTCATCAAGACTTACCTGAGCCGCCCACCAACTGAGCAGCTCCTGAAGTTCCCCTTCATCCGTGACCAGCCCACTGAGCGGCAGGTCCGCATCCAGCTCAAGGACCACATCGACCGGTCCCGGAAGAAGCGCGGCGAGAAAG AGGAGACAGAGTATGAATACAGCGGCAGCGAAGAGGAAGACGACAGCCACGGAGAAGAAGGAGAGCCGAG CTCCATCATGAATGTGCCCGGGGAGTCCACCCTCCGCCGGGAATTCCTCCGGCTCCAGCAGGAGAACAAGAGCAACTCGGAGGCTTtaaagcagcagcagctgcagcagcagcagcagcgagaCCCTGAGGCACACATCCAGCACCTCCTGCACCAGCGGCAGCGTCGCATCGAGGAGCAGAAGGAGGAACGGCGGCGCGTGGAGGAG CAACAGCGGCGGGAGCGGGAGCAGCGGAAGCTGCAGGAGAAGGAGCAGCAGCGGCGTCTGGAGGACATGCAGGCCCTGCggcgggaggaggagaggaggcaggcagagcGGGAGCAG GAATACAAGCGGAAGCAGCTGGAGGAGCAGCGGCAGTCGGAGCGCCTGCAGAGGCAGCTGCAGCAGGAGCACGCCTACCTCAAgtccctgcagcagcagcagcagcagcagcagctccagaagcagcagcagcagatccTCCCCGGGGACAGGAAGCCCCTGTATCATTATGGTCGGGGCATTAACCCTGCCGACAAACCAGCCTGGGCCCGCGAG GTAGAAGAGAGAACAAGGATGAACAAGCAGCAGAACTCTCCCTTGGCCAAGACCAAGCCAGGCAGCACAGGGCCTGAGCCCCCCgtcccccaggcctcccctgggcccccaggccccctttCCCAAACTCCTCCTATGCAGAGGCCGGTGGAGCCCCAGGAGGGACCACACAAG TCCCTGCAGGACCAGCCCACACGAAACCTGGCTGCCTTCCCAGCCTCCCACGACCCCGACGTCCCCACGCCCACTGCCACGCCTAGTGCCCGAGGAGCCGTCATCCGCCAGAACTCAGACCCCACTTCCGAAGGGCCTGGCCCCAGCCCGAACCCCCCAGCCTGGGTCCGGCCTGATAATGAGGCCCCTCCCAAG GTGCCTCAGAGGACCTCATCTATTGCCACTGCCCTTAACACCAGTGGGGCCGGAGGGTCCCGGCCAGCCCAGGCTGTCCGTGCCAG ACCTCGCAGCAACTCCGCCTGGCAAATCTACCTGCAAAGGCGGGCAGAGCGGGGCACCCCCAAGCCTCCAGGGCCCCCTGCTCAGCCCCCTGGCCCGCCCAACGCCTGTAG TAACCCCGACCTCAGGAGGAGCGACCCTGGCTGGGAGCGCTCAGACAGcgtcctccctgcctctcacGGGCACCTCCCGCAGGCCGGCTCGCTGGAGCGGAACCGTGTGGGAG CCTCCTCCAAGCTGGACAGCTCCCCCGTGCTCTCCCCTGGGAACAAAGCCAAGCCTGATGACCACCGCTCGCGGCCAGGCCGGCCCGCA GATTTTGTGTTGCTGAAAGAGCGGGCCCTGGACGAGGCCCCCCGGCCTCCCAAGAAGGCCATGGACTACTCATCGTCCAGCGAGGAGGTGGAGAGCagcgaggacgaggaggaggagagcAACGGTGACCCATCGGAGGGGAGCAGAGACACCCCTGGGGCCCG TGATGGAGACACCGACAGCGTCAGCACCATGGTGGTCCACGATGTGGAGGAGATAGCCGGGACCCAGACCCCCTACGGGGGGGGCACCATGGTGGTCCAGCGC ACCCCTGAAGAGGAGCGAAGCCTGATGCATTCTGACAGCAACGGTTACACAAACCTGCCAGATGTGGTCCAGCCCAGCCACTCGCCCACCGAGAGCAGCAAAGGTCAAAGCCCGCCCTTGAAGGATGGAGGCAGTGAC TACCAGTCTCGGGGATTGGTAAAGGCCCCTGGCAAGAGCTCGTTCACGATGTTTGTGGACCTGGGGATCTACCAGCCCGGAGGCAGTGGGGACACCATTCCCATCACAG CCCTGGTGGGCGGAGAGGGCAGCCGGCTTGATCAGCTTCAGTACGACGTGAGGAAAGGCTCTGTGGTCAACGTGAACCCCACCAACACCCGGGCCCACAGCGAAACCCCCGAGATCCGCAAGTACAAGAAGCGGTTCAACTCTGAGATCCTCTGTGCAGCCCTCTGGG GGGTCAACCTGCTGGTGGGCACAGAGAACGGGCTGATGCTGCTGGACCGGAGCGGGCAGGGCAAAGTGTACGGGCTCATCGGGCGGCGACGCTTCCAGCAGATGGATGTGCTAGAGGGACTCAATCTGCTCATCACCATCTCAG GGAAAAGGAACAAACTGCGGGTGTATTACCTGTCCTGGCTCCGGAACAAGATTCTGCACAATGACCCGGAAGTGGAGAAGAAGCAGGGATGGACCACTGTGGGGGACATGGAGGGCTGCGGGCACTACCGTGTTG TGAAATACGAACGTATCAAGTTCCTGGTCATCGCCCTGAAGAACTCCGTGGAGGTGTATGCTTGGGCCCCCAAACCTTACCACAAATTCATGGCTTTCAAG TCCTTTGCTGACCTCCCGCACCGCCCTCTGCTGGTCGACCTTACAGTAGAGGAGGGACAGCGGCTCAAGGTCATCTATGGCTCCAGTGCCGGCTTCCACGCAGTGGACGTCGACTCGGGGAACAGCTATGACATCTATATCCCCGTGCAC ATCCAGAGCCAGATCACGCCCCATGCCATCATCTTCCTCCCCAACACCGACGGCATGGAGATGCTGCTGTGCTATGAGGATGAGGGCGTCTACGTCAACACGTACGGGCGGATCATTAAGGACGTGGTGCTGCAGTGGGGAGAGATGCCCACCTCTGTGG cctaCATCTGCTCCAACCAGATCATGGGCTGGGGTGAGAAAGCCATTGAGATCCGCTCTGTGGAGACGGGCCACCTGGACGGGGTCTTCATGCACAAGCGAGCCCAGAGACTCAAGTTCCTGTGCGAGCGGAATGACAAG gtGTTTTTTGCCTCAGTCCGCTCTGGGGGCAGCAGCCAAGTTTACTTCATGACCCTGAACCGTAACTGCATCATGAACTGGTGA